The window TATGAAATGAAATCAATATCCATAAGCAGTATCGTAATCTTCATACCAAGAGATATAAGCTGCGTCATCATTTGACAAATCATGCTTCATGTCCAAAAAATCAGCTTCGCAAATATCTTCAATTACAGTTATTTCGTTGTTCTTTAATAGTACGACAGTTCCCATCATGAACACCTTTCTTTAAAAAATCCTTGACTATTGTACCATGTGAAGAGCGGTTGTCAACAGCAGAATGGAAACAAGACGAAAATATCACAAAATGTTAAAAAATCAGGAGGTAAAAGAACTAGAAGTGCCATGATTTTCACAAATTTTCAGTATTTATTCACATAAAACATTAAGAACAAACTGATCTAAAATATATGTAAAAGTTAACAGCTCCATTGATCTTACTATATTCATAAGATATAATAACGAATGATTATAAGAAATTTATAGAAAACATACATAATAAAGGAGAAATAGGATGGAAACAAACATAACAGAACCACACATTCAAGAAAAGAAGCATCCTGAGCTAGCAGGCGTGGGCTACCGCTTTCTTGCCCACCTTTTGGACGGCGTCATTATCAGTGTTCCTTATGCCTTCATCATGTTTATTTTGTTCACACTCTTTTTTGTCTCAAGCCCAGAGGCAGCATTTATGCTAGAGGATGACAGCTATTACTATTCCACAACCGTCATGACGGATGAAGAATGGGCTGTCATTATGGGACTTATCTTTTTCTACGTAGCATCGATCTTAATCGGTATCGTGTTGACATGGCTTTATTACGCTATTATGGAAGCATCAAAACTGCAAGGAACTCTTGGTAAGATGGCTCTTGGGATCAAAGTGACAAAAGTAACGGGCGAAAAAATAACATTCGGACGAGCAACTGGCCGCTTTTTTGCAAAAGTCTTTTTGTCTCCAATCTTATGTATTGGGTACATCATTGCCTTTTTCACAGAGAAAAAACAAGCGCTTCACGATTTAATTGCAAGTACGATTGTTGTGAAGAAATAAAGAAAAAAAGCACCTCTGCTCAATAGTAAGGGGTGCTTTTTGTATAGATTGCTTGTATGGAAGAGGGAAGCATGACATAAAATAGAATGATAGTGAAAAATCAGGCAGGGAAGGGAGACAAACGATTGAGAACAGGAAAAAAGACCATGCAGAAAAAAGGGGCAGGCTTCGGGTTGTTTTTGACAGCACCCGTTTTGGCCTGGGCATTGTATGACTTTGCAAATACGATATTTTCATCCAATATGATCACCATTTTCTTCCCGTTCTACTTGCAGGAAACGATTGGAGACAGTGCGAGAATGGATCAGATCGCCAGTACGTTTATTTCTTATGCAAACGCACTAGCCAGCATTTTTCTCGTCATTTTTACACCATTATACGGGGTTCTGATCGATCGTACAGGAAAAAAGAAGCGCTACATCACAGTGTTTACTTTAATATGTATATCTTGTACGTTTTTGATGGGGATCTTTGCTGGAATTGATTTCTCAAGCGAATGGTTTGGGCTGCCTGTCTCCTTATTAGTAGTGGTCACCTTGTTTGTGATCGCAAAATTTTTCTATCACTCGAGCCTAGTGTTTTATGACACCATTCTGCCCGATCTTGGGACAAAGGATGAAATACCGCTTATTTCTGGGTTTGGCATTGCCGTTGGTTATTTAGGGACACTTGTCGGTCTCTCAGTTTATTTACTTGTTGGCAATGACCAATTTCATGAAGCATTTATTCCGACAGCGCTTTTATTCTTTCTCTTTTTCCTGCCCTTTCTCTTTTTTGTAAAAGACCCTCATCCGCTGCCGCAGCAAGAGAAAAAGGCGTCATTTTTCAGCGGGTATAAAGAAATTATTCGCACGTTTAAAGAGATGAAGCAATACAAGCCGGCTTTTATCTTTATGATTGCTTTCTTTTTTATGAATGATGCCTTACAGACAGCGATTGCGATGATGGCTGTTTATGCCAAAATCATCATTGGCTTTACCGCTGGGCAATTTATTCTGCTTTATCTGGTGTCGACCATTTCAAGTATCATTGGCTCCTTTCTATTTGGATATATCACAAAGGCGATTGGGGCAAAGCGCTCGATTACAGTCGTGTATGTGATTTTGATCGTGGCCCTGATTTTGGCTGTGACAGCCACAACGGAATGGGTTTTCTGGGTGGCCGGCAGTTTATTCGGAATTTCACTCGGCGCAAGCTGGGGGGCATCACGAATATTGATAATTGAGCTGACACCTAAGGAAAAGAGAGGACAGTTCTTTGGTCTCTTTGCATTCTCAGGGAAGGTGTCTTCCATTATTGGACCCATCATTTATGGCTCAGTCACTCTGCTGTTTGCAGAGCACGGAAATCTCGCAAGCCGTCTTGCACTAGGGTCTTTACTCATTCTTGCAGCGATAGGACTTGTGATTCATCAATTCGTACGAGAGAAAGCGTAAAGAAACGTCAACTTTTTACCTATG is drawn from Bacillus pumilus and contains these coding sequences:
- a CDS encoding RDD family protein; amino-acid sequence: METNITEPHIQEKKHPELAGVGYRFLAHLLDGVIISVPYAFIMFILFTLFFVSSPEAAFMLEDDSYYYSTTVMTDEEWAVIMGLIFFYVASILIGIVLTWLYYAIMEASKLQGTLGKMALGIKVTKVTGEKITFGRATGRFFAKVFLSPILCIGYIIAFFTEKKQALHDLIASTIVVKK
- a CDS encoding MFS transporter — its product is MRTGKKTMQKKGAGFGLFLTAPVLAWALYDFANTIFSSNMITIFFPFYLQETIGDSARMDQIASTFISYANALASIFLVIFTPLYGVLIDRTGKKKRYITVFTLICISCTFLMGIFAGIDFSSEWFGLPVSLLVVVTLFVIAKFFYHSSLVFYDTILPDLGTKDEIPLISGFGIAVGYLGTLVGLSVYLLVGNDQFHEAFIPTALLFFLFFLPFLFFVKDPHPLPQQEKKASFFSGYKEIIRTFKEMKQYKPAFIFMIAFFFMNDALQTAIAMMAVYAKIIIGFTAGQFILLYLVSTISSIIGSFLFGYITKAIGAKRSITVVYVILIVALILAVTATTEWVFWVAGSLFGISLGASWGASRILIIELTPKEKRGQFFGLFAFSGKVSSIIGPIIYGSVTLLFAEHGNLASRLALGSLLILAAIGLVIHQFVREKA